A stretch of Metabacillus sp. FJAT-52054 DNA encodes these proteins:
- a CDS encoding SDR family oxidoreductase translates to MHVNELFNLRGKTAIITGGGRGLGEQIAEALAEAGANIVLCSRKKEACEQTALRLEKETGCHAMALACDITSQEDVKRTVQLAYERFGAIDILVNNSGATWGSPAEDMPLDAWQKVLNVNVTGTFLMSQEAGRYMIRQRSGKIINISSVAGLGGADPKYMDTIGYNTSKGAVITFTKDLAAKWGQHNINVNAIAPGFFPTKMSQVIIEKGKEGLLQRTPLGRFGSDQELKGAAVFLASQASDYVTGDVLVVDGGTHVL, encoded by the coding sequence ATGCATGTAAATGAACTATTCAACTTAAGAGGCAAAACCGCGATTATTACCGGCGGGGGACGAGGGCTTGGTGAGCAGATTGCGGAGGCGCTTGCCGAGGCAGGGGCGAATATCGTGCTTTGTTCAAGGAAAAAAGAAGCCTGCGAGCAAACGGCTTTAAGACTCGAGAAAGAAACAGGCTGTCATGCGATGGCCCTTGCTTGCGACATTACGTCACAGGAAGATGTAAAAAGGACTGTTCAGCTTGCGTATGAACGGTTTGGCGCCATTGATATTTTAGTTAACAACAGCGGTGCCACCTGGGGTTCGCCTGCTGAGGATATGCCTCTTGATGCTTGGCAAAAAGTATTGAATGTAAATGTAACAGGCACGTTTTTAATGTCGCAGGAAGCTGGCCGCTACATGATCCGGCAGAGAAGCGGAAAAATCATCAATATATCATCCGTTGCGGGTCTTGGCGGTGCGGATCCGAAATATATGGATACCATCGGCTACAATACGAGCAAGGGTGCGGTTATTACGTTCACGAAGGATCTCGCAGCCAAGTGGGGTCAGCACAACATCAATGTCAACGCCATTGCACCAGGTTTTTTCCCTACTAAAATGTCACAGGTCATCATAGAAAAGGGGAAGGAAGGTCTTCTTCAGCGTACTCCGCTTGGCAGATTTGGATCTGATCAGGAGTTAAAAGGAGCAGCTGTTTTTCTGGCTTCGCAGGCGTCTGATTATGTGACAGGTGATGTACTGGTGGTAGATGGAGGCACGCACGTTTTGTAA
- a CDS encoding glucose 1-dehydrogenase has translation MKLAGKTAVVTGGAGGIGRAAALLFAKEGARVAVADVMEEGGQQTVSQIRDDGGEAIFIKTDVTSEDEIKQLMEQAAETYGSLDILFNNAGVSNESMRLAEMSLQEWQRVIDINLTGVFLGMKYGIPKMLESGGGSVINTSSILGLKGKKLLAPYNASKAGVIMLTKNAALEYGKKKVRVNAIAPGVIDTDIIKDWKLDEKNWPIISSASALGRPGRPDEVAKAALFLASDDASFVTASTLLVDGGTLTY, from the coding sequence ATGAAGCTAGCGGGGAAAACAGCGGTCGTGACCGGTGGAGCCGGCGGAATTGGCCGGGCGGCGGCTCTCCTTTTTGCAAAGGAAGGGGCAAGGGTAGCCGTAGCGGACGTAATGGAAGAGGGGGGCCAGCAAACGGTCTCTCAAATCCGCGACGATGGCGGAGAAGCCATTTTTATTAAGACAGACGTAACGTCAGAGGATGAAATCAAGCAGCTTATGGAGCAAGCGGCGGAAACCTATGGATCTCTCGATATATTATTTAATAATGCCGGTGTCAGCAACGAGAGTATGAGACTTGCAGAGATGTCCCTTCAGGAATGGCAGCGGGTCATCGATATCAATTTGACGGGTGTTTTTCTTGGGATGAAATATGGAATTCCGAAAATGCTGGAGAGCGGTGGCGGAAGTGTGATTAACACCTCAAGCATCCTTGGGCTAAAAGGGAAGAAGCTCCTTGCGCCTTACAATGCTTCAAAAGCAGGCGTGATTATGCTGACGAAAAATGCTGCGCTTGAATACGGGAAGAAAAAGGTCCGGGTAAATGCGATTGCCCCGGGAGTCATTGATACAGATATTATTAAAGACTGGAAGCTGGATGAAAAAAACTGGCCGATTATTTCCTCCGCTAGTGCTCTTGGCAGACCGGGAAGACCGGATGAAGTCGCAAAAGCCGCACTCTTCCTCGCAAGCGATGATGCCTCATTTGTAACGGCCAGTACGCTCCTTGTTGATGGGGGCACGTTAACTTACTGA